The following are encoded in a window of Castanea sativa cultivar Marrone di Chiusa Pesio chromosome 9, ASM4071231v1 genomic DNA:
- the LOC142609032 gene encoding uncharacterized protein LOC142609032: MANLTWRQEFTDTIGYARGLWLLWKTDEVEVFILSSTEQEIHAMVKVRCSNLSWEVKRWNVEVFGNLFTRKKKVLARLNGTQKALACYPNDFLIHLEKQLIEVYNLIMLQEEEFWALKSRLNWTAFRNRSTSFFHTSTVVRRHRNRIKAIKNNVGEWITDEEGVKNQILSGFKKLFTTKLTYSTRTSEVEHFSCSVLSGWEKEKLYEELTHAEIKAEMLALKPFKALGADRLHVGFFQRFWHEVQEAICNEVALAFQSGTVPYYLNETLLALIPKC; encoded by the exons ATGGCCAATTTGACCTG GCGCCAAGAATTCACGGACACAATTGGATATGCGAGGGGATTATGGCTATTGTGGAAGACAGATGAAGTGGAAGTGTTCATTCTCTCATCCACAGAACAGGAAATCCACGCCATGGTAAAGGTACGTTGCTCTAACCTTTCCTG GGAAGTTAAACGGTGGAATGTTGAGGTTTTTGGGAATTTATTCACCAGGAAGAAGAAAGTGCTTGCCAGACTTAATGGTACTCAGAAAGCCCTTGCATGTTACCCCAATGATTTTCTGATCCACCTAGAGAAGCAACTTATAGAAGTGTACAATCTTATTATGCTTCAGGAGGAAGAGTTTTGGGCATTAAAATCTCGCCTAAATTGGACGGCCTTTAGAAACCGTAGTACTTCCTTTTTTCACACTTCTACGGTGGTGAGAAGGCATAGAAATCGAATCAAAGCTATCAAGAATAATGTGGGTGAATGGATTACAGATGAAGAGGGAGTGAAAAATCAAATTCTTTCCGGATTCAAGAAGCTCTTTACCACTAAGCTGACCTATTCTACTCGTACCTCAGAAGTGGAACACTTCTCTTGCAGTGTTCTTTCTGGGTGGGAGAAGGAAAAGCTCTATGAAGAATTGACCCACGCGGAGATTAAGGCAGAAATGTTGGCGCTTAAACCATTTAAAGCACTTGGAGCTGACAGATTACATGTTGGTTTTTTCCAACGGTTCTGGCATGAAGTTCAAGAAGCTATTTGTAATGAGGTTGCTTTAGCCTTTCAATCAGGGACAGTTCCTTACTACTTGAATGAAACTCTTTTAGCTCTTATTCCTAAATGTTAA